Proteins from one Caulobacter sp. 73W genomic window:
- a CDS encoding GAF domain-containing protein, which produces MDKDILTTAEAARILGVSTRTAQLLIEGGSVPSWKTPGGHRRVYRADVEGLIDLPVAAAAPPSVRVVVAASKQSAPLYRELADGLAEGEILVFEDPLLAERAVRAAPTRLLVLDVDGADPTRLDQLHRLAADASVAEVLAVGKASAGDPPPARLLGTPAEALEAVRATLAKGAAAPAAAPFPLALNEAQRLVALERTGLLDTPPEEAFDRLTWLAARALDAPISLVTLLTPARQWFKSRLGLEMAETPRSWAFCNYTLMRKDVFSVEDLSTDPRFADNPAVAADDGFRFYAGAPILDEDGYPVGSLCVIDRKPRVLTADQSRALMELARMGSTEVRLRGAQKRLRQAVGRGDAKLPPMAPPPRRG; this is translated from the coding sequence ATGGACAAGGACATTTTGACCACGGCCGAGGCCGCCAGGATCCTCGGGGTGTCGACGCGAACGGCGCAGCTGCTGATCGAGGGTGGCTCGGTGCCGTCGTGGAAGACCCCGGGCGGACATCGTCGGGTCTACCGCGCCGACGTCGAGGGCCTGATCGACCTGCCGGTGGCCGCCGCCGCGCCGCCGTCGGTCCGCGTCGTCGTGGCCGCCTCCAAGCAGAGCGCGCCGCTTTATCGCGAGCTGGCCGACGGTCTCGCCGAGGGCGAGATCCTCGTGTTCGAGGATCCGCTCCTGGCCGAACGCGCCGTCCGCGCCGCGCCGACCCGCCTGCTGGTCCTCGATGTCGACGGCGCCGATCCGACGCGGCTCGACCAACTGCATCGCCTGGCGGCCGACGCCTCGGTCGCCGAGGTCCTGGCCGTGGGGAAAGCCTCGGCGGGCGATCCGCCGCCCGCGCGCTTGCTCGGGACGCCCGCCGAAGCCTTGGAGGCCGTCAGGGCCACGTTGGCCAAGGGCGCCGCCGCGCCCGCCGCGGCGCCGTTCCCGCTCGCCCTCAACGAGGCCCAGAGGCTGGTGGCCCTGGAGCGCACCGGCCTCCTAGACACGCCGCCCGAGGAGGCCTTCGACCGCCTAACCTGGCTGGCCGCGCGGGCGCTGGATGCGCCCATCTCGCTCGTCACCCTGCTCACCCCGGCGCGCCAGTGGTTCAAGTCGCGCCTTGGGCTGGAGATGGCCGAGACGCCGCGAAGCTGGGCCTTTTGCAACTACACCTTGATGCGCAAGGACGTGTTCTCGGTGGAGGACCTCTCGACCGACCCGCGCTTCGCCGATAATCCGGCTGTGGCCGCCGACGACGGTTTTCGCTTCTACGCCGGCGCGCCGATCCTCGACGAGGACGGCTACCCCGTGGGCTCCTTGTGCGTCATCGACCGCAAGCCGCGCGTCCTCACCGCCGACCAGTCGCGGGCGCTGATGGAACTGGCGCGGATGGGCTCCACCGAGGTGCGCCTTCGCGGCGCGCAAAAGCGCCTGCGCCAGGCGGTCGGACGCGGCGACGCCAAGCTTCCGCCCATGGCTCCGCCGCCGCGCCGCGGATAG
- a CDS encoding alpha/beta fold hydrolase — MPTPKTVQSTPAANRPDSLRFVRTTHAALAVDDIAGDGTPIVMLHGNSSCRQVFDRQLASPLLKGRRMVRLDLPGHGASGDAFDPVRTYNRSGLAECLLEALDALGLERAVIVGWSLGGHVAIEMLARFDGLRGLVLTGTPPVRPGGFAEGFVTSPAAGLPAKAVLSVEEVEVFAETMFGAPPEAFLGRAIARADRRFRPTLFEAARRGDGHDQRRVVENAKVPIAVVNGAQDPLIRLDYLDGVSWGNLWRGQCFRLAGAGHAAHWSASGKFNALLDRFMADIDGEP; from the coding sequence ATGCCAACGCCGAAGACCGTCCAATCGACGCCCGCCGCCAACCGACCGGACAGCCTGCGGTTCGTTCGCACGACGCATGCCGCGCTGGCGGTCGATGATATCGCCGGCGACGGAACGCCCATCGTCATGCTCCACGGAAACTCGTCGTGCCGCCAGGTCTTCGACAGGCAGCTGGCGAGCCCCCTCCTGAAAGGGCGGCGGATGGTGCGCCTGGACCTGCCCGGCCACGGCGCGTCCGGCGATGCGTTCGACCCCGTGCGCACCTACAACCGCTCCGGACTGGCCGAGTGTCTCCTGGAGGCGCTGGACGCGCTTGGGCTCGAGCGGGCGGTCATCGTGGGCTGGTCGCTTGGCGGCCATGTCGCCATCGAGATGCTGGCGCGGTTCGACGGACTTCGGGGCCTCGTGCTCACCGGAACCCCGCCCGTGCGCCCCGGCGGCTTCGCCGAGGGCTTCGTCACCTCCCCCGCCGCAGGCCTGCCAGCCAAGGCCGTCCTGTCCGTCGAGGAGGTCGAGGTCTTCGCGGAGACGATGTTCGGTGCCCCGCCGGAGGCTTTCCTTGGACGGGCCATCGCGCGCGCCGACCGTCGCTTCCGGCCGACGCTCTTCGAGGCCGCGCGTCGGGGAGACGGCCATGACCAAAGACGCGTGGTGGAGAACGCCAAGGTCCCCATCGCGGTCGTCAACGGCGCGCAAGATCCGCTGATCCGGCTGGATTATCTCGACGGCGTGTCGTGGGGAAATCTCTGGCGCGGCCAGTGTTTCAGGCTCGCTGGGGCCGGCCACGCGGCGCACTGGAGCGCCTCGGGGAAGTTCAACGCCCTGCTCGATCGGTTCATGGCCGACATCGACGGCGAGCCTTGA